One window of Herpetosiphonaceae bacterium genomic DNA carries:
- a CDS encoding RNA-binding protein, translating into MQARLFIGNLSWNTTDADLSNLVAPHAEVLDAKVISDRDTGRSRGFGFVTIESDNVQDVIRALDGQDLDGRAIRVNEAEDKPQRDRGFGGGGRRNRY; encoded by the coding sequence ATGCAAGCTCGCTTATTCATTGGCAACCTGTCGTGGAATACGACGGACGCCGACTTATCCAATCTTGTCGCCCCGCACGCCGAAGTTTTAGACGCGAAGGTCATTTCGGATCGCGACACGGGCCGCTCTCGCGGCTTTGGCTTCGTGACGATCGAGAGCGATAATGTTCAGGATGTCATTCGCGCTCTGGACGGACAGGATCTGGATGGTCGCGCTATTCGGGTGAACGAGGCGGAAGACAAGCCGCAGCGTGATCGCGGCTTCGGCGGCGGCGGACGCCGTAACCGCTACTAG
- a CDS encoding DUF302 domain-containing protein — MERKLREYGFGADLDLPYEQAIERVTAALKEEGFGVLTTIDVRQTMKQKLDVDFEPYAILGACNPQLAHRALTLEHTIGLLLPCNVVVHAHGERSRVDIADPIAMLSLVDNPEVEAVAQEADARLRRVIERLQAR; from the coding sequence ATGGAGCGTAAGTTGCGGGAGTATGGGTTTGGCGCGGATCTGGATCTGCCCTACGAGCAGGCGATCGAGCGGGTAACTGCCGCGCTCAAAGAGGAGGGCTTCGGCGTGCTGACAACGATCGACGTGCGCCAGACGATGAAGCAGAAGCTCGACGTGGATTTCGAGCCGTATGCGATCCTGGGCGCGTGCAATCCCCAGCTTGCGCATCGTGCCCTGACGCTGGAGCACACGATCGGCCTGCTGCTTCCCTGCAACGTCGTGGTGCATGCCCACGGCGAGCGCAGCCGCGTCGACATCGCCGATCCGATCGCGATGCTGAGCCTGGTGGATAATCCTGAAGTCGAGGCGGTAGCCCAGGAAGCTGATGCCCGGCTGCGTCGGGTGATCGAGCGATTGCAGGCCCGCTAG
- a CDS encoding S8 family serine peptidase produces MRLRALVVIVALYVLAFQPVPARGAGQAEGNIRRVQPAIPDQYVVVLKDDIAPARVAGVAADLARTHGGTLHHVYQHALKGFSLRLPEAAASRLSRDPRVAYVAEDGRVGLVDTQFNPPWGLDRIDQNNRPLNSAYTYNTTGEGVNVYVIDTGIRPTHQEFGGRAAIAYDAFGGNGQDCNGHGTHVAGTVGGSTYGVAKRARIYGVRVLDCGGSGSFSGVIAGVDWVTNNRALPAVANMSLGGSAYDPLDTAVRNSIQRGITYAIAAGNSNADARGFSPARVAQALTVGATDIADNRASFSNYGPVVDVFAPGVSVISAWIGSDTATNTISGTSMASPHVAGVAALYLQSNPGASPTIVSQMIKSNASLSLVVNPGAGSPNRLLYSGFVPSSAINPIDNSRFFVWQHYLDFLVKEPDEPGLNFWTSQITQCGGDAACIDRERVHVSRAFWESIEFLQRQPTLASYPQGTPEYNQEFVRLCYVVYLQRDPDAPGYNFWLNDLNSNNDYDHIIRAFLLSIEYRARFGQT; encoded by the coding sequence ATGAGGCTTCGGGCACTCGTCGTTATCGTCGCGCTCTACGTGTTAGCATTTCAGCCTGTGCCCGCTCGCGGCGCAGGCCAGGCCGAAGGGAATATTCGTCGGGTTCAGCCTGCGATTCCCGATCAGTATGTGGTTGTGCTTAAGGATGACATCGCACCGGCCAGGGTTGCGGGCGTGGCAGCCGATCTGGCACGTACGCATGGCGGCACGCTGCACCACGTCTATCAGCATGCGCTTAAGGGCTTTTCGCTGCGGCTCCCTGAGGCTGCGGCGTCCCGCTTGAGCCGCGACCCACGGGTTGCCTATGTGGCGGAGGATGGTCGGGTTGGTTTGGTCGACACCCAGTTCAATCCACCCTGGGGCCTCGACCGCATCGACCAGAATAACCGACCGCTCAACAGCGCCTACACCTACAACACGACTGGTGAAGGTGTCAACGTGTACGTGATCGATACCGGCATTCGTCCGACGCATCAAGAGTTTGGAGGCCGCGCTGCCATCGCCTATGATGCGTTTGGCGGCAATGGTCAGGATTGCAACGGGCATGGTACGCATGTCGCGGGAACGGTCGGCGGCAGCACGTACGGCGTTGCGAAACGGGCGAGAATCTACGGCGTTCGGGTGCTGGATTGTGGTGGTAGCGGCTCATTCTCAGGCGTGATCGCGGGCGTGGATTGGGTGACAAACAACCGGGCGCTCCCGGCTGTTGCGAATATGAGCCTGGGCGGCTCGGCCTACGACCCGCTGGATACCGCCGTGCGCAACTCCATCCAGCGCGGTATTACGTATGCCATCGCTGCCGGGAATAGCAATGCAGATGCGCGTGGCTTTTCGCCTGCGCGCGTCGCGCAGGCTTTGACCGTCGGCGCGACGGATATTGCGGATAATCGCGCCTCGTTCTCGAACTATGGCCCCGTGGTCGATGTGTTTGCGCCGGGCGTGAGTGTTATCTCGGCATGGATCGGCAGCGACACCGCGACCAACACGATCTCGGGAACGTCGATGGCGTCGCCGCATGTGGCCGGCGTTGCGGCGCTCTACCTGCAAAGCAATCCAGGTGCCTCCCCGACCATCGTGAGCCAGATGATCAAAAGTAATGCCAGCCTGAGCCTCGTCGTCAATCCTGGGGCCGGATCGCCCAACCGGCTGTTGTATTCGGGCTTCGTTCCATCCTCAGCCATCAATCCGATCGACAATTCACGGTTCTTTGTGTGGCAGCATTACCTGGATTTCCTGGTCAAAGAGCCTGACGAGCCTGGCCTGAACTTCTGGACGAGCCAGATCACGCAGTGCGGCGGCGATGCCGCCTGTATCGATCGGGAGCGGGTGCATGTGTCGCGGGCGTTCTGGGAATCGATCGAGTTTCTCCAGCGCCAGCCGACACTGGCGAGCTATCCCCAGGGCACGCCGGAGTACAATCAGGAGTTTGTGCGGCTGTGCTATGTCGTCTACTTGCAGCGCGATCCTGATGCGCCAGGCTATAACTTCTGGCTCAACGATCTCAACAGCAACAACGATTACGACCATATCATCAGGGCATTCTTGCTCTCCATCGAATATCGCGCAAGGTTCGGCCAGACGTAG
- a CDS encoding TSUP family transporter, translating into MIETLRLTPLMGGLIGLSLGVLGGGFLIVPALVLLVGMDMPEAVGSSLVMIAINSAAGLCRHLSAGGYAAEDQPANGVRRKSATGTIDAEQEVRSWSVSCGSMGLARIWICPTSRRSSG; encoded by the coding sequence GTGATTGAAACTCTGCGCCTGACTCCGCTGATGGGCGGTCTGATCGGGCTGTCGCTCGGCGTGTTGGGCGGCGGCTTTCTGATCGTACCGGCACTGGTATTGCTGGTCGGCATGGATATGCCGGAAGCGGTCGGCTCGTCGCTGGTGATGATCGCGATCAACAGCGCGGCTGGTCTGTGCAGACATCTCAGCGCTGGCGGTTATGCTGCTGAGGATCAACCTGCCAATGGTGTTCGTCGCAAAAGCGCAACTGGGACGATCGACGCTGAACAGGAGGTGCGGTCATGGAGCGTAAGTTGCGGGAGTATGGGTTTGGCGCGGATCTGGATCTGCCCTACGAGCAGGCGATCGAGCGGGTAA